In Synechocystis sp. PCC 6714, the following are encoded in one genomic region:
- a CDS encoding Ycf34 family protein, translated as MCICVNCHYVDRCITYHAVEHQHQQPHLSDNPDFDPVNPSINVNIRTPDHSIEMEWDVVGCDSFTEEMGKWSKLRPHELVPT; from the coding sequence ATGTGTATTTGTGTGAACTGCCATTACGTAGACCGCTGTATTACCTACCATGCGGTGGAACATCAACATCAACAACCCCATCTGAGCGATAACCCAGACTTTGATCCGGTTAATCCATCCATCAACGTTAATATCCGCACCCCTGACCACAGCATTGAAATGGAATGGGACGTGGTGGGTTGTGACAGCTTTACCGAAGAAATGGGCAAATGGAGCAAATTACGTCCCCATGAGTTGGTCCCAACCTAG
- a CDS encoding YqaE/Pmp3 family membrane protein, producing MDIVKIICAILLPPLGVFLQVGIGKDFWINLLLTIFGLYILGLVHAIWVIAREN from the coding sequence ATGGACATTGTTAAGATCATTTGTGCGATTCTATTGCCGCCCCTGGGGGTTTTCCTACAGGTGGGCATTGGCAAAGATTTTTGGATCAACCTACTGCTGACCATTTTTGGTTTGTATATCCTGGGTCTTGTCCATGCGATTTGGGTCATTGCCCGGGAAAATTAA
- a CDS encoding CCA tRNA nucleotidyltransferase, producing the protein MLCPVSHLADLRQQVPFDLALLPPQACLVGGAVRDALLGRRREYLDWDFVVPNGAIEAASAIASRYRAGFVVLDKARHIARVVFTHGTVDFAQQEGMSLEQDLARRDFTVNAIAYNFQQNKLIDPMAGVGDLQRGQLKMVAAANLADDPLRLLRAYRQAAQLQFALDPDTRTVLRELAPRIKTVAAERVQAEFNYLLGSPRGSQWLLAAWQDGMLAHWFPHANLSSLNAIGCIDLAIAAIKNQLTLLERQQFFQALGKKGIAIAKLASLVDADIKTAEAELQKLKYSRHELRSVQAILQAYPQLSCLEASPTLRQLYFFFAELGKYLPHFVLYALAHSPHDYHSFIFELLTHFLDPGDRLAHPQPLITGKDLIEQLQIKPSPLIGQLLTEIHIAHIEGKIKTGQEALAYAQELGKC; encoded by the coding sequence ATGCTTTGTCCTGTGAGCCACCTGGCTGATTTACGTCAACAGGTTCCCTTTGATCTGGCTCTACTTCCTCCCCAGGCCTGTTTGGTGGGCGGCGCCGTAAGGGATGCTCTGTTAGGAAGACGGCGGGAATATTTGGATTGGGATTTTGTCGTTCCCAATGGAGCCATTGAAGCTGCATCGGCGATCGCCAGTCGGTATCGAGCTGGTTTTGTGGTGTTGGATAAGGCTCGACACATTGCCAGAGTGGTATTTACCCATGGCACGGTGGATTTTGCCCAACAGGAAGGTATGAGTTTGGAACAGGATTTGGCCCGGCGAGATTTCACCGTTAACGCCATTGCCTATAATTTCCAGCAAAATAAACTAATTGACCCCATGGCGGGGGTGGGGGATTTACAACGGGGTCAACTGAAAATGGTGGCGGCGGCGAACCTGGCCGATGATCCTTTGCGGCTACTGCGGGCTTACCGTCAGGCGGCCCAGCTGCAATTTGCCCTCGATCCTGACACAAGAACAGTTTTACGGGAATTGGCTCCCCGCATTAAAACGGTGGCTGCAGAACGGGTACAGGCGGAATTTAACTATTTGCTGGGTAGTCCCCGGGGTAGTCAGTGGCTTTTGGCCGCTTGGCAAGATGGCATGTTAGCCCATTGGTTCCCCCACGCTAACCTCAGTTCCCTCAACGCCATTGGTTGCATAGATTTGGCGATCGCCGCCATCAAAAACCAGTTAACCTTGCTGGAACGTCAACAATTTTTTCAAGCATTGGGTAAAAAGGGTATTGCCATTGCTAAATTAGCCAGCTTAGTGGACGCCGATATAAAAACAGCGGAGGCGGAGCTACAAAAATTAAAATATTCCCGCCATGAATTGCGCTCTGTGCAAGCAATTTTGCAGGCCTATCCCCAGTTAAGTTGTTTAGAAGCCAGCCCCACGTTACGGCAACTATACTTTTTTTTCGCCGAATTAGGTAAATATTTACCCCACTTTGTCCTCTATGCCCTAGCTCATTCACCCCACGATTACCACAGTTTTATTTTTGAGCTGTTAACCCATTTCCTCGACCCCGGCGATCGTCTTGCCCATCCCCAACCTTTAATTACCGGTAAGGATTTAATCGAACAATTGCAGATTAAACCTAGCCCCTTGATCGGCCAACTACTGACAGAAATTCACATCGCCCACATTGAAGGCAAAATTAAGACTGGACAGGAAGCTTTAGCCTATGCCCAAGAACTGGGAAAATGTTGA